The genomic region TTGTGACGAGCAAGACCGACCGCTCGTTCATTGACGTGGCACAGCGGGCGGCGGGATTGATTAGCGAGCAGGAAGGCATGAACGCCCACAGTGCCATTTTGGCGATTGAACTCGGTTTGCCGGCGGTGGTGGGCGCCAAAGACGCCACCAAAATTTTGCAGGATGGGCAGATTGTGACGATTGACGCCCGCCAGGGCGTGGTGTACGAGGGGGATTGATGCGCCGTTGGCTTTTGGTGCTTGGGTTTTTGGTGCTGGCGGCGTGCCGGCAGATTCAGCCGCCCCCGCCCGGCCCGCAGCCGCCGTGGGATGCACCGCCCCCGACGCCGACGCCCTCGCCGCAGGGTGTGGTGCGTGTGCTTGCCTCGTGGCGGGGTGGGGAAGAAGCGGGCTTTTTGCTGGTGGCAGAAGCGTTCAAGGCGCGAACGGGTATCGTGGTCGAGTATGTCAGCAACGCCGAGGTGGCTGACGGCTTGTTGGCGGAAATCGAAGCCGGAACCCCGCCTGACATTGTCTTTCTCCCAAAACCCAATTGGCTCACGGAATTGGCGTCGGCGAACGCGATTCCACCGCTTCCCGAAGACGTCGCCCGCGCGTTGCAAACACACTACGCCCCCGCGTGGGTGGCGCTGGTGACGTATGAGGGGCAACCGTATGGCGTGCCGTTCCGCGCCAACAGCAAAAGTTTGCTCTGGTATCGTCCCGACCGTGTGGGAACGGAGACGCCGCCCGCCACATTGGACGACCTGGACGCGCTCGCCGACCGCCTGGCGGCGCAGGGAACCGCGCCGTTGAGTGTGCCCGCCCGCGACGGCTGGCCGCTGACCGACTGGTTCGAGAACATTTTGCTTGCCGAAGCGGGGCGTGCCACAACCGAGGCGCTGGCGATGCACCGCACAACATGGACCGCGCCCGAAGTGCGGGCGACCGCCGAGCGGTATGTGGCGTTGCTGGAAGACCGCCACTTGCTGGGGGGCGCGGTGGGCGCGCTGGACTTGGCGCTTGCCGAGAGTACCGATGCGTTTGTGCAGGGGGACGCCGCCATGTGGTTGGGGCTGGGACCCGTGATGAAGAATGCGCTGCAAAAGCGCCCCGACGTGCAGTTTGGGCGCGATGTGCGCGTGTGGGATTTTCCCGCCGATGGCGGCGTGGTGGGAATTGTGGATACGGCGGTGGCGCTCAACACCCGCCCCGAGACGGCGGCGCTGTTGGCGTGGCTGGCGACGCCCGAAGCCGCCCAACTCTGGGTTGAAGCCCCGCCTGAACAGGGATACTTCATCTCGCCCAACCGGGATGTGCCGCTGGAGGCCTACACCGACCCCCTGCAACGAACCGAGGCGGCGCAGTTGCAGCAAGCGCGCACGTTCGTGTACGACCTTTCCGACCGTTTGCCGCGCTTGCTGACGGCGGATGTGCAAACGGGTTTGCAGCGCCTTTTGCGCGAACCCGATGCGCTGGATGACGTGCTGACGGCGATAGAAACCACTGCCGCCCGCGAACAAGGGATTCACGAGGCGCGCTAAAAACCAGACGGAGGGAGGGCGTATGCCAACACCACGGGAGCGAATGCAGGCGCGTTTGCGTTTCATCTACGGCGAAGAGACGGCGCGCGCGCTCTGGCCACGGGTGGCGGCGTTGCTGGATGCGTACCGAACACGCCACCCCGAATGGC from Ardenticatena maritima harbors:
- a CDS encoding ABC transporter substrate-binding protein — its product is MRRWLLVLGFLVLAACRQIQPPPPGPQPPWDAPPPTPTPSPQGVVRVLASWRGGEEAGFLLVAEAFKARTGIVVEYVSNAEVADGLLAEIEAGTPPDIVFLPKPNWLTELASANAIPPLPEDVARALQTHYAPAWVALVTYEGQPYGVPFRANSKSLLWYRPDRVGTETPPATLDDLDALADRLAAQGTAPLSVPARDGWPLTDWFENILLAEAGRATTEALAMHRTTWTAPEVRATAERYVALLEDRHLLGGAVGALDLALAESTDAFVQGDAAMWLGLGPVMKNALQKRPDVQFGRDVRVWDFPADGGVVGIVDTAVALNTRPETAALLAWLATPEAAQLWVEAPPEQGYFISPNRDVPLEAYTDPLQRTEAAQLQQARTFVYDLSDRLPRLLTADVQTGLQRLLREPDALDDVLTAIETTAAREQGIHEAR